One Candidatus Nitrososphaera evergladensis SR1 genomic window carries:
- a CDS encoding chitobiase/beta-hexosaminidase C-terminal domain-containing protein yields MVLAPKGIVQCSTASVLAVMLVLSSVFVGIGSSYYYSAKPAFAASCDCVIFRLDDVQDYWINNVQVAVMDKFISKNTRLTLGEIMNFFGSDSLVVDKTKQEGNAGLFEYALHGWNHDDYTTFSQSKQQSELQKANDKRQSLYGKKSNIFITPYNVFNANTLTAMQNLGLKVISADMFASYYEDNPSTPLAPSADNRGIYHAPEVTAFSEWTNNQHFQLTSSQILSGIDSSIEERGWAVVTLHPQDFSNYAPDGVTALNSVNANSIARIDSVINGISSRGYSIKSFNELVGIASPPSDTTPPVVTAMPAGGSYPSAQSVTLTANEQATIYYTTNGSAPTTSSPIYSSPISITATTTLKFFARDTAGNSSPVRTEIYTISPGTFPVTRMSDTTQTYGLSLYSATQSHVEFVSSSASQLAGKSINEITLKLRKTGAPTGTVQVGIFNPDLTVKKLFGTKDATTITTTYTDYVFTLSSNELYTIQSGDRIGIKYAGGNSNNFIAVMLDRDAADPFDGTNTYRQQYGTSWLGYTGDDMYMILKQTHG; encoded by the coding sequence ATGGTCTTGGCCCCAAAGGGCATCGTGCAATGTTCCACGGCATCTGTCCTTGCAGTCATGCTTGTTTTGTCGTCTGTGTTTGTTGGCATTGGTAGCAGTTATTATTATAGTGCAAAACCAGCTTTTGCGGCCTCCTGTGATTGTGTCATTTTCCGGCTTGATGACGTCCAAGATTACTGGATAAATAACGTCCAAGTTGCCGTCATGGACAAATTCATCAGCAAAAATACAAGACTCACTTTGGGAGAGATAATGAACTTTTTTGGGAGCGACTCTTTAGTGGTTGACAAGACAAAGCAGGAAGGCAATGCTGGACTATTTGAGTATGCACTGCATGGCTGGAACCACGACGACTATACGACCTTTTCGCAGAGCAAGCAGCAGTCCGAGCTCCAAAAGGCAAACGACAAGAGGCAATCCTTGTACGGCAAGAAATCAAACATTTTCATTACTCCCTACAACGTTTTCAACGCCAACACCCTGACTGCAATGCAAAACCTTGGCCTAAAGGTAATCAGCGCAGACATGTTTGCCAGCTACTATGAGGATAATCCTTCGACTCCACTTGCGCCTTCCGCCGACAACCGCGGAATCTACCATGCTCCCGAGGTGACGGCATTTAGCGAATGGACCAACAACCAGCATTTCCAGCTGACATCCAGCCAGATTCTGTCTGGCATAGATTCGAGCATAGAGGAGCGGGGCTGGGCAGTCGTGACACTGCACCCGCAGGACTTTAGCAACTATGCACCTGACGGGGTAACCGCCCTGAATTCCGTAAACGCAAACTCTATAGCGCGCATAGACTCGGTTATAAATGGCATCAGCTCACGGGGTTACTCTATAAAATCCTTCAACGAGCTTGTAGGGATAGCCTCTCCGCCTTCAGACACCACCCCGCCCGTGGTGACTGCAATGCCTGCCGGCGGCTCCTACCCGTCCGCACAGTCTGTCACCTTGACTGCAAACGAGCAGGCTACCATATACTACACCACCAATGGCAGTGCGCCAACAACGTCAAGCCCCATCTATTCATCGCCGATCTCAATCACTGCCACGACCACTCTCAAATTCTTTGCCAGAGACACTGCGGGCAATTCTAGCCCCGTCCGCACAGAGATCTACACCATCAGCCCGGGTACTTTTCCTGTAACCCGCATGTCGGACACGACCCAGACATACGGCCTCAGCCTGTATTCTGCCACCCAGTCGCACGTTGAATTCGTGTCTTCATCTGCATCGCAGCTGGCAGGCAAGAGCATAAATGAAATAACGCTAAAGCTGAGAAAGACCGGCGCTCCAACAGGAACAGTACAGGTGGGAATCTTTAATCCTGACCTGACTGTGAAAAAGCTGTTTGGTACAAAGGACGCCACTACCATCACGACGACGTACACAGACTATGTCTTTACGCTGTCTAGCAACGAGCTGTACACCATCCAGTCCGGCGACAGGATAGGCATCAAGTATGCTGGCGGCAATTCAAACAATTTCATCGCAGTGATGCTTGACCGTGATGCGGCAGACCCGTTTGACGGCACAAACACGTACCGCCAGCAATACGGCACTTCGTGGCTTGGCTACACAGGCGATGACATGTACATGATACTGAAACAGACGCATGGGTAA
- a CDS encoding antibiotic biosynthesis monooxygenase family protein: MADQLVEKRALLEGQMFVAIADIELKKGKEDEFKKWFVQSNHILAGQDGFIARKLLKSPRGSHRILVIMESKEAFARMHTTPEHAKLHMEALAFMTRPPKISAYDSVS; the protein is encoded by the coding sequence TTGGCCGACCAGCTGGTGGAAAAGCGCGCCCTTTTGGAGGGCCAGATGTTCGTGGCAATAGCGGACATTGAGCTGAAAAAAGGAAAGGAAGACGAGTTCAAAAAATGGTTTGTACAGTCAAACCACATCCTTGCAGGGCAGGACGGCTTTATTGCAAGAAAGCTGCTAAAGTCGCCCAGAGGCAGCCACCGGATACTGGTCATCATGGAGAGCAAGGAGGCGTTTGCAAGGATGCACACGACTCCCGAGCACGCCAAGCTCCACATGGAGGCGCTTGCGTTTATGACAAGGCCGCCAAAGATATCCGCGTACGATTCCGTGTCCTGA
- a CDS encoding serine/threonine protein kinase, which produces MQYRIIKRLGSGGFGNVYQVEGSDGNTYAMKLLKSVDVVNKKRFEREIKILATLDHPNVVRIYQWNLGGDPPDFSPWYVMEYLRGGSLREHMDEKFRNRYVFQRNRSINSIILPVCNALAQAHSLSIYHRDLKPDNIMYIDDYRTAIKITDWGLGRDINKKSLMLTAEIGHVGGDPGYCAPEQWFATENPDGRADIFSMGVMLYELMTGRRPAHYDNQMRRPAIEPPSKFHPSISPQMDRLILKMLSLHPEERPQSVWELMSEIENLPDAKYY; this is translated from the coding sequence TTGCAGTACAGAATAATCAAACGCCTAGGGTCAGGAGGCTTTGGAAACGTTTACCAAGTCGAGGGGAGCGACGGCAACACGTACGCCATGAAGCTCTTAAAAAGCGTCGACGTGGTCAACAAGAAGCGCTTTGAGCGCGAGATCAAGATACTGGCTACGCTGGACCACCCAAACGTAGTCAGGATATACCAGTGGAACCTTGGAGGCGACCCGCCAGATTTTAGCCCGTGGTATGTCATGGAGTATTTGCGCGGGGGCTCCCTCAGGGAGCACATGGACGAAAAGTTCCGCAATAGGTATGTGTTTCAGCGCAACAGGTCCATAAACTCGATAATCCTGCCGGTATGCAACGCGCTTGCGCAAGCCCACAGCCTGAGCATATATCACCGCGATTTAAAGCCAGACAACATCATGTACATAGATGACTACAGGACCGCTATCAAGATAACGGACTGGGGCCTTGGCAGGGATATCAACAAAAAGTCTCTTATGCTCACCGCAGAGATAGGCCACGTTGGAGGCGACCCAGGCTACTGCGCGCCGGAGCAGTGGTTTGCAACAGAGAATCCTGACGGCAGGGCTGACATTTTCTCGATGGGGGTGATGCTGTATGAATTGATGACGGGCAGGAGGCCGGCGCACTATGACAACCAGATGAGGAGACCTGCCATCGAACCGCCGTCAAAGTTCCATCCAAGCATATCGCCCCAGATGGACAGGCTGATACTAAAGATGCTCAGCCTGCACCCGGAAGAAAGACCCCAGTCAGTATGGGAACTAATGTCTGAAATAGAGAACCTGCCTGACGCCAAGTACTATTAG
- a CDS encoding Ig-like domain-containing protein, translating into MYRKTILEKKKRNHHYYYHLLAGLAAVIVAAVTVMGIEDFLSFGSFAVAEGIPSAAAQEAAKDTTKPTGTITSPASGDVVKLNTPITVNGTASDNVKVSKVEVRAVNAEDILGTRYAPATSTDGYASWTFSLTIPNTDYENITVRITDTSGNQKWMTHRVSIAAEAAEGPT; encoded by the coding sequence ATGTACAGAAAAACAATTCTTGAAAAGAAGAAAAGGAACCACCATTATTATTATCATCTCTTGGCCGGCCTTGCCGCGGTGATAGTAGCAGCAGTGACGGTGATGGGAATAGAAGATTTCCTTTCGTTTGGGTCGTTTGCAGTTGCGGAAGGAATTCCTTCTGCAGCTGCTCAGGAAGCAGCAAAAGATACCACAAAGCCGACTGGAACCATTACGTCGCCGGCATCTGGAGATGTTGTCAAGCTAAACACCCCCATCACGGTAAATGGGACTGCATCTGATAATGTAAAGGTATCAAAGGTCGAGGTAAGGGCAGTTAATGCGGAAGATATACTTGGAACCAGATATGCCCCGGCGACTTCAACCGATGGATATGCCAGCTGGACATTTAGCCTGACAATACCAAACACGGATTATGAGAACATCACTGTGAGGATAACTGACACGTCGGGCAACCAGAAGTGGATGACGCATCGTGTCAGCATTGCGGCAGAGG
- a CDS encoding cupredoxin domain-containing protein: protein MGFLDAKNHSGMFIITAFALIAALANTGTIATGGGAKFALAQQAPPKGEPQTEADHTVSIANGTAQRGVKSTFNPATITVRDGSLLTFLNRDVVEHSAVAGTAKNGPTGQFDTDVIEPGKNVTISINDKPGATIQYFCKIHPFLTGTIKIAANEEAGGGATETQPQQQQQQQRQTTNNNNNSVTTFTASGPIASWASGPSATADSNVTLLPYVISGAWNLKVVNGTAKSFDANITMVKADGTDFHTHRLLNFRAASASLANTLLFNQTENNNNTSSNNRTEIAAAPLTVAGAQSELSIPGHIDITTDGNETWPDVSVNVMIRQWHTINIVMDENATNKHFTEGHYAPAIYGGVSSVKDKDGKELLVQQ, encoded by the coding sequence ATGGGTTTTCTTGATGCAAAAAATCATTCTGGGATGTTTATTATCACTGCCTTTGCTCTGATAGCCGCTCTTGCTAATACAGGAACAATAGCAACAGGCGGAGGAGCCAAGTTTGCATTGGCCCAGCAGGCACCACCAAAAGGAGAACCGCAAACTGAAGCAGATCATACAGTGAGTATTGCCAACGGCACTGCCCAGAGAGGCGTCAAGAGTACCTTCAATCCTGCAACCATAACAGTCAGGGATGGCTCGCTGTTGACGTTTTTGAACCGGGATGTTGTAGAGCATAGTGCAGTCGCAGGAACCGCCAAGAATGGGCCAACAGGACAGTTTGATACCGACGTTATAGAGCCGGGGAAAAATGTTACCATTTCAATAAATGACAAACCGGGAGCAACCATCCAGTATTTCTGCAAGATTCATCCGTTTCTAACAGGAACCATCAAGATAGCCGCAAATGAAGAAGCAGGTGGCGGAGCGACTGAAACCCAGCCGCAACAGCAACAACAACAGCAACGGCAAACAACAAATAACAACAACAATTCTGTCACAACGTTTACAGCCAGCGGACCGATTGCATCATGGGCAAGCGGCCCTAGTGCCACCGCCGACAGTAATGTAACTCTTCTGCCCTATGTCATTTCAGGGGCATGGAACCTCAAGGTTGTTAACGGCACTGCAAAATCATTTGATGCAAACATCACCATGGTCAAGGCAGACGGTACCGATTTTCATACCCACAGACTGCTCAATTTCAGAGCCGCCAGCGCATCTTTGGCAAACACGCTGCTCTTTAACCAGACCGAGAACAACAATAATACTAGTAGTAATAATCGTACAGAAATAGCCGCCGCCCCTCTGACTGTAGCAGGTGCCCAATCCGAACTTTCCATTCCAGGACATATTGATATCACGACCGATGGCAACGAGACTTGGCCAGATGTTTCAGTAAACGTCATGATAAGGCAATGGCACACAATCAACATAGTCATGGATGAAAATGCAACAAACAAACACTTTACTGAAGGGCATTATGCCCCCGCCATCTATGGCGGAGTCTCTTCGGTAAAAGATAAAGACGGCAAGGAACTGCTTGTACAGCAGTAA
- a CDS encoding carbonic anhydrase, producing MKYANIASTIAAIGAILALALVLVQPSQQQQQQQTAATGLLRTRPWPPNVHTNVRTDFNPQASTPQISDSAFIHPYAIVIGDCHIGKMVMVAPTAVCRGDEGTPIHVGDYSNMQDGVVIHALETTENGTNIDGRRFSQEGERLQAANNDTFSKGYAVWVGDRTSLAHGAMIHGPAWIGNDTFVGMEAMIFNAKIGNNVAVGVSSTITGGVVIPDGKFVPPGSVITTQEQADSLPSRIGSPYENTNKAVIHVNENLAEGYDELELEKLAHQREAQMEEGMVETGNNNSSDAS from the coding sequence ATGAAATATGCAAACATCGCATCTACAATAGCGGCCATAGGGGCCATCCTTGCCTTGGCCCTGGTCCTGGTACAGCCATCGCAGCAACAACAACAGCAACAAACCGCTGCGACAGGCCTGCTAAGAACCAGGCCGTGGCCGCCCAACGTCCACACCAACGTCAGGACAGACTTTAATCCGCAGGCAAGCACCCCACAGATAAGCGATAGTGCTTTCATTCACCCATATGCAATAGTCATAGGCGATTGCCACATAGGCAAGATGGTGATGGTGGCCCCCACTGCAGTATGCCGAGGAGACGAAGGAACGCCAATCCATGTTGGCGACTACTCCAACATGCAGGACGGTGTCGTCATCCACGCCCTGGAGACAACAGAGAACGGAACAAACATTGACGGCAGGCGCTTTTCCCAAGAGGGAGAGAGACTGCAGGCAGCAAACAATGACACCTTTTCAAAAGGATACGCAGTGTGGGTTGGCGACCGTACAAGCCTGGCTCATGGCGCCATGATTCATGGCCCTGCATGGATTGGAAACGACACGTTTGTTGGCATGGAAGCGATGATCTTTAACGCCAAGATAGGAAATAATGTCGCCGTAGGCGTTTCAAGCACGATAACTGGCGGCGTTGTCATACCTGACGGCAAGTTCGTTCCACCGGGGAGCGTGATAACCACGCAAGAGCAAGCAGACAGTCTTCCGTCCCGCATTGGAAGTCCCTATGAAAATACCAACAAGGCAGTCATACACGTCAATGAAAACCTTGCTGAGGGTTATGATGAGCTCGAACTAGAAAAACTGGCTCATCAAAGAGAGGCGCAAATGGAAGAAGGAATGGTAGAGACAGGTAATAATAATAGCAGTGACGCCAGCTAG
- a CDS encoding VOC family protein, with amino-acid sequence MATTAGGRFVAHPSSKIGYVSLNVSDISQSLEFYESVLGFKVLGRQSSAGDRALLSVDNNTAHLLELRKAAKKEGAEQQKRAGLYHFAILLPERKFLADALAFLGRETRGQVHFDGMADHSVSESVYIRDPDFNGIEIYRDRSRSEWQVTSSRQIKMVTERLDTEGLLAQATAAGWKGMPAGTTIGHVHLHVRDLGRAMQFYSQILGLGLTFTFPGAYFFAAGGYHHHVATNTWLGQNISAAALPEEAVVGLNHFAIKVPDEKEELGRAASNLLRHGVLVSQEQNSATGRDPDGITVKLYR; translated from the coding sequence ATGGCTACCACTGCCGGTGGGCGCTTTGTGGCCCACCCGTCCTCCAAAATAGGCTACGTCAGCTTAAACGTATCAGACATCTCGCAGTCGCTTGAATTCTACGAGTCTGTCCTTGGGTTCAAGGTACTGGGCAGGCAATCGTCCGCCGGCGACAGGGCGCTTCTCTCCGTTGACAACAACACTGCGCACCTCCTGGAATTGCGCAAGGCCGCAAAAAAAGAAGGAGCAGAGCAGCAAAAAAGGGCAGGACTTTACCACTTTGCCATACTCTTGCCAGAAAGGAAATTCCTTGCTGACGCGCTTGCATTCCTTGGCAGAGAAACGCGCGGCCAGGTTCACTTTGACGGCATGGCCGACCACAGCGTTTCAGAGTCCGTGTACATCCGCGACCCGGATTTTAACGGCATCGAGATCTACCGGGACAGGTCACGCTCGGAATGGCAGGTGACATCCAGCAGGCAAATCAAGATGGTGACAGAAAGGCTTGACACAGAAGGCTTGCTGGCGCAGGCTACTGCGGCAGGCTGGAAGGGTATGCCTGCGGGGACCACGATAGGCCACGTACACCTGCATGTGCGCGACCTTGGCAGGGCGATGCAGTTTTACTCGCAGATTCTTGGCCTTGGCCTTACGTTTACCTTTCCCGGCGCATACTTTTTTGCCGCGGGAGGCTACCACCATCACGTCGCAACCAACACGTGGCTTGGCCAAAACATTTCTGCTGCTGCCTTGCCTGAGGAAGCAGTGGTAGGATTGAACCACTTTGCGATAAAGGTTCCAGATGAAAAAGAGGAGCTAGGAAGGGCGGCGAGCAACCTGTTGCGGCACGGTGTGCTGGTGTCGCAAGAACAGAATTCTGCTACAGGGCGCGATCCTGACGGCATAACTGTCAAGCTGTATAGATAG
- a CDS encoding nitroreductase/quinone reductase family protein has product MAAADNNNQQQLFLYLDTMGWKTGKRHQIEIWFVKYDDKYYVMSEHGERSHWVQNIAHDPNVSFRVSDKRFEGTARIVKQRDEPRLAKEVAKLMNAKYRWDDGLIVELKPAT; this is encoded by the coding sequence ATGGCTGCTGCAGATAATAATAATCAACAACAATTATTCTTGTACTTGGACACTATGGGATGGAAGACAGGCAAAAGACACCAGATAGAGATCTGGTTTGTCAAGTACGATGACAAATATTATGTAATGTCAGAGCACGGAGAACGCTCTCACTGGGTCCAGAACATTGCGCATGATCCCAACGTTTCCTTTAGAGTCAGCGACAAGAGGTTTGAAGGGACTGCAAGGATTGTCAAGCAAAGGGATGAGCCCAGACTAGCAAAAGAAGTTGCAAAATTGATGAATGCCAAGTATCGATGGGATGACGGCTTGATTGTAGAGCTCAAGCCGGCGACATAG